From Streptomyces sp. HUAS MG91, the proteins below share one genomic window:
- a CDS encoding ferrochelatase, whose protein sequence is MPEAHVASLDARPYDALLLLSFGGPEGPDDVVPFLENVTRGRGIPKERLKEVGQHYFLFGGVSPINDQNRALLDALRKDFAEHGLDLPVYWGNRNWAPYLTDTLREMVTDGHRRILVLATSAYASYSGCRQYRENLAESLAALEAEGLELPRIDKLRHYFNHPGFVRPMVDGVLKSLADLPEDVRDGAHLAFTTHSIPTAAADTSGPVDDHGDGGAYVKQHLDVARLIADAVREETGVDHPWQLVYQSRSGAPHIPWLEPDICDHLEERKEAGAPAVVMAPIGFVSDHMEVLYDLDTEATDKAAEIGLPVRRSATVGADPRFATAVRELILERAATESGRNVTRCALGALAPSHDLCPVGCCPTRAPKPAAAGADSPYA, encoded by the coding sequence TCCTGCTCTCCTTCGGAGGCCCGGAGGGTCCCGACGACGTCGTCCCGTTCCTGGAGAACGTGACGAGGGGCCGCGGTATCCCCAAGGAACGGCTCAAGGAAGTCGGGCAGCACTATTTCCTGTTCGGCGGGGTCAGCCCGATCAACGACCAGAACAGGGCGCTGCTCGACGCCCTGCGCAAGGACTTCGCCGAGCACGGCCTCGACCTGCCGGTCTACTGGGGCAACAGGAACTGGGCGCCCTACCTGACCGACACCCTGCGCGAGATGGTCACCGACGGCCACCGCCGCATCCTCGTTCTCGCCACCAGCGCGTACGCCTCGTACTCGGGCTGCCGTCAGTACCGCGAGAACCTGGCGGAGTCGCTGGCCGCCCTGGAGGCCGAGGGGCTCGAACTCCCGAGGATCGACAAGCTGCGGCACTACTTCAACCATCCCGGCTTCGTGCGGCCCATGGTCGACGGCGTCCTGAAGTCGCTCGCCGATCTCCCCGAGGACGTGCGTGACGGCGCCCACCTCGCCTTCACCACGCACTCCATCCCGACCGCCGCGGCCGACACCTCCGGGCCCGTCGACGACCACGGTGACGGTGGCGCGTACGTGAAGCAGCACCTGGACGTCGCGCGGCTGATCGCCGACGCGGTGCGCGAGGAGACCGGCGTCGACCACCCCTGGCAGCTCGTCTACCAGTCGCGGTCCGGCGCCCCCCACATCCCGTGGCTCGAGCCCGACATCTGCGACCACCTCGAGGAGCGCAAGGAAGCCGGGGCGCCGGCCGTCGTCATGGCGCCCATCGGCTTCGTCTCGGACCACATGGAGGTCCTGTACGACCTCGACACGGAGGCCACGGACAAGGCCGCGGAGATCGGCCTGCCGGTGCGCCGCTCCGCCACCGTCGGCGCCGACCCGCGCTTCGCCACCGCCGTCCGGGAGCTGATCCTGGAGCGCGCCGCCACCGAGAGCGGCAGGAACGTCACACGCTGCGCACTCGGCGCGCTCGCCCCGAGCCACGACCTCTGCCCGGTGGGCTGCTGCCCGACCCGCGCCCCCAAGCCCGCGGCCGCGGGCGCCGACAGCCCGTACGCGTAA
- a CDS encoding inositol monophosphatase family protein — protein MTDLKAELLDVALEAAARAGVFLRDGRPADLGVAATKTSAVDVVTEMDIASEKLITDFLAERRPDDGVLGEEGAATEGTSGVEWVIDPIDGTVNYLYGRPEWSVSIAARKDGETLVGVVAAPMRGETYRAVLGGGAFVNDEPVRVRPAPPFEQALVGTGFGYLAQRRAHQAEVVRELVPSVRDIRRGGSAAIDLCDVALGRLDAYYERGLNPWDFAAGDLIAREAGARTGGRPGDALSGELTVAAPPGLFEALQNRLEELGAWHD, from the coding sequence GTGACCGATCTGAAGGCAGAGCTGCTCGACGTCGCCCTGGAGGCGGCCGCCCGCGCGGGCGTCTTCCTGCGTGACGGCCGCCCGGCCGACCTCGGCGTCGCCGCCACCAAGACGAGCGCCGTCGACGTGGTCACCGAGATGGACATCGCCTCCGAGAAGCTGATCACGGACTTCCTGGCCGAGCGCCGCCCCGACGACGGCGTGCTCGGCGAGGAGGGCGCCGCCACGGAGGGCACCAGCGGCGTCGAGTGGGTGATCGATCCCATCGACGGCACGGTCAACTACCTGTACGGGCGCCCCGAATGGTCCGTCTCCATCGCGGCCCGCAAGGACGGCGAGACGCTCGTCGGCGTCGTCGCGGCACCGATGCGCGGCGAGACCTACCGCGCCGTCCTCGGCGGCGGAGCGTTCGTGAACGACGAGCCCGTGCGCGTGCGCCCGGCACCGCCCTTCGAGCAGGCACTGGTCGGTACCGGTTTCGGCTACCTGGCGCAGCGCCGGGCTCATCAGGCGGAAGTCGTACGGGAGTTGGTGCCGAGCGTCCGGGACATCCGGCGCGGTGGCTCGGCCGCCATCGACCTGTGCGACGTGGCCCTCGGCCGCCTCGACGCGTACTACGAGCGGGGCCTGAACCCCTGGGACTTCGCGGCCGGTGACCTCATCGCGCGCGAGGCGGGCGCCCGCACCGGCGGCCGCCCCGGCGACGCCCTGTCGGGCGAGCTGACCGTCGCCGCCCCGCCCGGACTCTTCGAGGCGCTCCAGAACCGGCTGGAGGAGCTCGGCGCCTGGCACGACTGA
- a CDS encoding response regulator transcription factor: protein MRVLVVEDEQLLADAVATGLRREAMAVDVVYDGAAALERIGVNDYDVVVLDRDLPLVHGDDVARKIVELGMSTRILMLTASGDVSDRVEGLELGADDYLPKPFAFSELTARVRALGRRTSVPLPPVLERAGIKLDPNRREVFRDGKEIQLAPKEFAVLEVLLRSEGAVVSAEQLLEKAWDENTDPFTNVVRVTVMTLRRKLGEPAVIVTVPGSGYRI, encoded by the coding sequence GTGCGCGTACTCGTCGTCGAGGACGAGCAGCTGCTCGCCGATGCGGTGGCCACCGGACTGCGCCGGGAGGCCATGGCCGTCGACGTCGTGTATGACGGTGCGGCCGCCCTGGAGCGCATCGGCGTCAACGACTACGACGTGGTCGTCCTCGACCGTGACCTCCCGCTCGTGCACGGCGACGACGTCGCCCGGAAGATCGTCGAGCTGGGCATGTCCACCCGCATCCTGATGCTGACCGCCTCCGGCGACGTCAGCGACCGCGTGGAGGGCCTGGAGCTCGGCGCCGACGACTATCTCCCCAAGCCCTTCGCGTTCAGCGAGCTGACGGCCCGTGTCCGGGCCCTCGGGCGCCGTACGAGCGTGCCGCTGCCGCCCGTCCTGGAGCGCGCCGGCATCAAGCTGGACCCCAACCGCCGCGAGGTGTTCCGCGACGGCAAGGAGATCCAGCTCGCGCCCAAGGAGTTCGCCGTCCTGGAGGTGCTGCTGCGCAGCGAGGGAGCCGTGGTCTCGGCCGAACAGCTCCTGGAGAAGGCCTGGGACGAGAACACGGACCCGTTCACCAACGTCGTCCGGGTCACCGTCATGACCCTGCGCCGCAAGCTGGGCGAGCCCGCCGTCATCGTCACCGTGCCGGGCTCCGGTTACCGGATCTGA
- a CDS encoding HAMP domain-containing sensor histidine kinase translates to MASSPAPPKPTAPPKPTWMPGPKDEPPFPWLRPTIRIRLTLLYGGMFLIAGILLLSIIYLLAAQALNVGSELPFKVVNEGNQVSIVSNVCSFPSSPTDTQLNDALNQCVAQQRNHALDVLLSRSLMALLGLAIIAFAFGYAMAGRVLSPLGRITRTARRVAGTDLSRRIELDGPDDELKELADTFDEMLDRLERAFTAQQRFVGNASHELRTPLAINRTLLEVHLSDPGAPVELQQLGKTLLATNERSEQLVEGLLLLARSDNQIVERKPVNLAEVASQALDQARSEADEKGVEIRGERKEAVVQGNGVLLERIALNLVQNAIRYNIPEGGWVEVDTEAQHGQAVLLVANTGPVVPAYEIDNLFEPFRRLRTERTGSDKGVGLGLSIARSVARAHGGRIAAEPREGGGLVMRVTLPL, encoded by the coding sequence ATGGCCTCCTCACCCGCGCCCCCCAAGCCCACGGCGCCACCGAAGCCGACGTGGATGCCCGGACCGAAGGACGAGCCGCCCTTCCCCTGGCTGCGCCCCACGATCCGGATACGGCTCACGCTCCTGTACGGCGGCATGTTCCTGATCGCGGGCATCCTGCTGCTGTCGATCATCTATCTGCTCGCGGCGCAGGCGCTGAACGTGGGCAGCGAGCTGCCGTTCAAGGTCGTCAACGAGGGCAACCAGGTCAGCATCGTCAGCAACGTCTGCAGCTTCCCGTCCAGCCCGACGGACACCCAGCTGAACGACGCGCTCAACCAGTGCGTCGCCCAGCAGCGCAATCACGCCCTCGACGTCCTGCTGAGCCGTTCCCTGATGGCGCTGCTCGGCCTCGCGATCATCGCGTTCGCCTTCGGGTACGCGATGGCGGGCCGCGTCCTGTCCCCGCTCGGCCGCATCACGCGCACCGCGCGCCGGGTGGCCGGCACGGACCTGTCGCGCCGGATCGAGCTGGACGGCCCGGACGACGAGCTCAAGGAGCTGGCAGATACGTTCGACGAGATGCTCGACCGCCTGGAGCGGGCGTTCACCGCCCAGCAGCGCTTCGTCGGCAACGCCTCGCACGAGCTGCGCACCCCGCTCGCGATCAACCGCACCCTCCTTGAGGTCCATCTCTCCGACCCGGGCGCCCCCGTGGAGCTCCAGCAGCTGGGGAAGACGCTCCTGGCCACCAACGAGCGCAGTGAACAGCTCGTGGAGGGCCTGCTGCTGCTCGCCCGCAGCGACAACCAGATCGTGGAGCGCAAGCCCGTGAACCTGGCGGAGGTCGCCTCCCAGGCGCTCGATCAGGCCAGGTCCGAGGCGGACGAGAAGGGCGTGGAGATCCGCGGCGAGCGCAAGGAGGCGGTCGTCCAGGGCAACGGCGTGCTCCTGGAGCGCATCGCGCTCAACCTCGTGCAGAACGCGATCCGGTACAACATCCCGGAGGGCGGCTGGGTCGAGGTCGACACCGAGGCCCAGCACGGCCAGGCGGTCCTCCTCGTCGCCAACACCGGCCCGGTGGTCCCCGCGTACGAGATCGACAACCTCTTCGAGCCGTTCCGGCGGCTGCGCACCGAGCGGACCGGCAGCGACAAGGGTGTGGGCCTCGGCCTGTCCATCGCCCGGTCCGTGGCCCGCGCC